The Rhopalosiphum maidis isolate BTI-1 chromosome 4, ASM367621v3, whole genome shotgun sequence region GGTACACGTCTATTTGTGTTCAAATAACTACAAGATTTTCTtagaatatcaaattttttggCTATTTGTTCTCGACATGCTCGTTCTTTGGCATTATGTAAAGACCTATCTTGGGGTTTTCTAAACCTCTGTTTAGACTTATTACTACTTTTATGTTGAggttttgtcatttttatggTCCGATTTTTCTTTCTGGTGTTCGGGTAGTTGACATCCAAATCAGGGATATCACTGTCACAACTAGAATAatctaaaagaataaaataaaaagcagTTAGTAatccaataattataaaatatatattatcagggTGGTGCATACGTGGTGGATAAGTATATCATATCCTTTCTAACCACTTTgccttttttttgttttaacaatttattgttaaaattaaaatttatatttccaatACTTTTTCTTTgtgatttttaactattaatttaagaaaagatgattaacaacaataaaataaatgataaagcaataaaagcatatttatttactaccaCACTAGAagatttataaagaaaatattgaattgagTTTATGAACATTACACAATGTGCAATACACAAcaataagatatataaatatcaaattttttcaaaattatcacTATCGTGCCACATACCTTAGTAaacacacaatttattatgaatacaatatcatggtgtatattgaatacaaaataatgttaataaataatgggtttaagatttaatttcaaaaaatattgaaagatTAAGTTCAatgctaaaattataaaaactaatacaattgttttttaataattctctaataatatagtctttcaaaatttcaatgaaaacttataaaaaatgttacaaaatattagtaactgcgttttttttttttttaaaaagctgtggttttatttttattatttatacagtgTAAACAAGCACTCACATTGTTTAAGTCTACAGTCTACTCAGTCGACAAACAGTGGTGTTGTATCTAGATAACACTTATATAGGCTAAAGAaagtgaatttaaataatcaaaaaatattcatgagacttattttgtataaccAATTTATGCTAAGGTGTTCTAATAAGTAACAGCACACttcatgatatattaatttccCATACCaaagataaatgataatatataattatatttaattaggtaaCTGTAggttaacacaaaaatataaatatatttctttttgttATAACATGGTCagagaataattaaaacttcatATCCCTCTCCCACTCTTACAAAAAGTTTTGCAtaccgttttattttataatgaacagaaatataaatacttacattCTTCTTTACTTTTTTCATTGACCGGTTGTTcttgttcataatatttaactgcTTCAACAGGGATTGAATTGCTGCTGACATTGTTATATACATCGCTCTTATTATCTGTTGGAAAAATTTCACTCCAATCTTCATTACTTCCAACAGAAATGTTATCATCAATATCTTCTGATTCTGAACTACTATTATATAGCTCTTCGATCAATTGctctttaagtttttttatgataggTTCAGGAGGATTTATTATTTCGTCGGTTGATATAGATTTTTGTTTCAACTCAATATTTGATGAAGGCAGTTCAGCTTGtacatttactttaatatttggtTGAAGTTGATTCAGAGTATCACTTGATctggttttgtatttttttatgtcaacATTGGTTACAacttcaagttttttttctttggtaGTTATTATAGGCTTTAATTGTTTTAGCCGAACAGTTGATCTAGTTTTATGGTTTCTAATCTTAGTTGGTTCAAGTTTTGAGTTTAGTAATTCAGTACTAAAAGCAATTTTTGGTTTAACattgtgatttaaattaaatttttctaaattatttgaaattaatttgattttaggtTTTAAAACAGTATCATTAGTATTCTCTAAATACTGAAGAAGTTTTTGTCGATGCCGTTTAATATTTAGCCTCATCTGTATCTTGCTATCATTATTTAGGCACAACATTTCAAAtcaattctgaaaaaaatataaaaaaattagtattataattattaaaaatatttgtaagtttaatgttaatgtaagtcttcataaatacttttttctaatttacatatattatttatatcggaataagttaacaattaaaagtgaataacaataaaatttagaagGAAATTAACTAGAAATTAGAATACATTAGATATAATCAGTCAGTTTGATGggtaaaaaaaccataataggtaccatattataaaatgtcacaCAGGTAAGAAGTACTGGGCATGGGgttgtatgaaaaaataattaatttaatgaaccaTTAGTTAACTACTGATTCATTAAATCTTTAGTGATTTTTCACGCAATCTGATATCAGTATCTCAtagttataatagaaaatataaataaatagacttaaaatattttattattaatgaaaataactaGTATGCCACGATCGTAAaacgaatgttttttttaggaCTATAGTTAGTATATGCGATAACAAATTCTcagatatttttgatatagcgTCATATGGTTTTATCGAAGACCGCGAAGGAAGATagcaatagatattttaacgggtaaaagacaatataaatgatttaccGAACGGCATATGTAACTTTAATAAGAAtatcatataacataattgCACTCACCGACCGCGATCGTGGTTCTGGACTTCTGGAGGAGGCTCGGCTATGGTATCacagattatttattaaattaataggatTAAAACCCGTGGTCGTATCGACGACAGTGACGCGTCCGGAGTTTCCTGAACCGATGGATGACGTAGCCGAATACTCGTAACTCACTGAACACGATGTTTACGCCGTTTACGGCGCGTggtggtatatataatatcgtaaccGTAACAATAGAGTTGCGTGGCTGTTATCACGTGGTGCTGATAATTATTGGCGGTGGCGAGACAATTAATAAGTCATACCTGAGGCGGCCGAGGAGTGAATGCGACTATGCGAGAGACACGTCTAAGCGAAGCGCCCGGACGATGTGTGCGTTCTGCGGGTTGTGAGTGTAATGTGCTCCGCACTGTGTTACAAAGAATCTGGGCGGTATGGAACGGAACGCCGTACGGCCCGTGTCCGGAAACGCGGAACAAAAAGAAAACTGACAATGGTTATATAGTcctatgatgatattattgttcacTCGTGTATCACCCACCGGAGTATTTGTCTTCGGATTTATCACGTTATTAATGCATTTGGTTATTTAGCcagatttaaatactataaatgatCCATCAATGACCTAGCGAATGTAAACGCATGGCACTCCCGACTATTTGCGCCGCGATTTGTG contains the following coding sequences:
- the LOC113549829 gene encoding uncharacterized protein LOC113549829 — protein: MLCLNNDSKIQMRLNIKRHRQKLLQYLENTNDTVLKPKIKLISNNLEKFNLNHNVKPKIAFSTELLNSKLEPTKIRNHKTRSTVRLKQLKPIITTKEKKLEVVTNVDIKKYKTRSSDTLNQLQPNIKVNVQAELPSSNIELKQKSISTDEIINPPEPIIKKLKEQLIEELYNSSSESEDIDDNISVGSNEDWSEIFPTDNKSDVYNNVSSNSIPVEAVKYYEQEQPVNEKSKEEYYSSCDSDIPDLDVNYPNTRKKNRTIKMTKPQHKSSNKSKQRFRKPQDRSLHNAKERACREQIAKKFDILRKSCSYLNTNRRVPSKHSILLAAKKECDLLKHFENKLIAEKKVWRKANDNLRERIANINNKNYKADMIVDLDLN